TGACGTAGAGCGAGACGTCGACGAGCTCGGCCACCTCGGTATCGCTCTGGCCGATCCCGGCCGTCTCCACGATCACGAGGTCGAACCCGGCCGCGCGGCACACGTCGATGGCCTCGCGGAGCGCCCCGCTCGTCGCGCGGTGCGCCTGGCGCGTCGCGAACGACCGCATGTAGACGCGGTCGGCGTGCTCGCCGGTCAGGCTGTTCATCCGGATCCGGTCGCCGAGAAGCGCCCCGCCCGTCCGCCGCCGCGTCGGGTCGACCGACAGCACGGCCACGTGGACGTCGTCGAAGTCGTTCAAGACCCGGCGGACCAGTTCGTCGGTCAACGTCGACTTGCCGGCGCCGCCGGTCCCGGTGATGCCGAGGACGGGGGCGTGGGACTCGGGACGGGGGACCGGGGACTGGGGGGCGAGCGACGGAGCGCCGTCGCCGGAGGGCTGGGCCGCGCGCTGCTCGACGGCTGTGAGCCGCCGCGCGACGGTCCGCGATGCCACCGAGGCGGGCGCGGTCGCCACGACGGCCCCATCCGCCTCGGGCGCGTCGTCGGTGCCCCGGGCGGCCTCCAGCGGATCGACGTCGCACGCCCGGATCATCGACTCGATCATGCCCTCGAGGCCCATCCGCATCCCGTCCTCGGGCGAGAAGATCTTGGCGACGCCGTAGGCCTCGAGCTCGGCGATCTCCTCGGGGACGATGACGCCGCCGCCGCCGCCGAACACCTTGATGTGGCCGGCCCCGCGCTCGCGGAGCAGGTCGACCATGTATTTGAAGTACTCGACGTGGCCGCCCTGGTACGACGACACGGCGATCCCCTGCGCGTCCTCCTCGATCGCCGTGCGGACGACGTCGTCGACACTCCGGTCGTGCCCGAGGTGGATGACCTCGGCGCCCTGGGCCTGGAGGATCCGCCGCATGATGTTGATCGCGGCGTCGTGACCGTCGAACAGGCTGGCGGCGGTGACGAAGCGGACGGGGTGCGTGGGCGTGTACGCCATGGGATCTCGGAAGGGCTTCCGCAAGGTAGAGAGGCGGGCTCTCGGCGGGGTTGAACGCGCGGGGAAGTGGGCCGTTCAGCGGGAGGCGCCGGAGTGACTTGACCGGTCCCGCGGCGCCCCCTACGCTGCCCTCCCCCGCCCCGCCGCCCATGCGCGCTCTCGCCCTCGCCGCCCTCCTCGCCGCCGGGCCCGGGTGTGCCGGCCCGGGCGCCCCCGCCACCCCGGAGACCGACGCCCGCCCGCCCGTCGAGACCGACGACGACCTCGTGCGGGCGTTCCTCGTACGGGGCTGGACCGTCCTCCCCGTCGGGTTCTCGACCCCGTTCGGCGTCGCCGGCGAGGGGACGGTCTATCGCGTCCAGAACCGGACGGTCGTCGTCTACGACTACGCCTCGCCTGAGGAGGCAGAGGCCCACGCGCACGAGGACGCCGATCGGCTCCTCCGACTCGGCGCGGGGCAGGAGGTCACCGTCTACCGGCGGCCGTCGCTTGTCGTGGTCACCTTCGGGCGGGCCCGGGGGGCCTTCGAGATCCGACTGGCGCGGCTGCTCGCCGGGCCGTCGCTGGCACGCGTGGACTACGCCACCGCGGCACCGCCGACGGCCCACTGAGGCTCCCCGGCGCGCTATCCGAGGCGGACGGTCACGGCGTGCTCGGCGCCGTCGGAAACCAGCGGGACGCGCGCCGTGCCGCCCTCGACCGTCACGGCCTCCCCGTCGACCTCGGCGGAGGTGGCGCCTCCGGGACCGTCGCGCACGACGCGGACGACGTACACGGTCCCCCGCGCGTCGGTCCGGTAGCGGAGCGAGTAGCCGTCCCAGTCGTCGGGGACGCGCGGCGTGAGGACGAGGGCCTCGGCCTGGCGGCGGAGCCCGAGGATCGTCTCGACGGACACGCGCCACATCCACCCCGCCGAGCCGGTGTACCACGTCCACCCGCCGCGCCCGACGTGGGGCTCCACCGAATAGACGTCGGCGGCGATGGCGTAGGGCTCGGTCTTGTAGCGGTCGGCCAGGGCCGGCGTCCGCGTGTGGTTGACCGGCATGATCATCCGCAGGAGCTCCGTCGCGCGGTCGGTCCGGCCCGCCTCGGCGAAGGCGCGGATGGCCCACAGCACGCCGTGCGTGTACTGCCCGCCGTTCTCGCGGACGCCCGGGAGGTAGCCCTTGATGTAACCGGGGTCGTGCCCGGTGATGTCGAACGGCGGCGTGAGAAGGCGGATGATCCCGGCCCGCTCGTCGACGAGGTGCTGGTCGACGGCGTCGAGGACCGAGTCGACGCGGTCGTCAGGCGCGACGCCCGAGATGATCGACCAGCCCTGGGCGATGGCGTCGATCCGGCACTCGTCGTTCTGGGCCGAGCCGAGCGGCGTGCCGTCGTCGTAAAACGCGCGGCGGTACCACTGGCCGTCCCAGCCGTCGGCGTTGAGCGCCCGTTCGAGATCGGCGAGATACGCCGTGTACGTCTCGGCCCGCTGGCGGTCGCCACGGCGCTCGGCGATGGGGATGAACCGGTGGAGGATGTGGGCGAGGAAGAACCCGAGCCAGACGCTCTCGCCCTCCCCCTCGTTGCCGACGCGGTTCATCCCGTCGTTCCAGTCGCCGGAGCCCATGAGCGGGATCCCGTGGCGGCCCTTCGTGAGCGAGATGTCGATGGCGCGCGCGGCGTGCTCGTAGATCGAGCCCGTCTCGCCGCTCGGCTGCGGCGTCAGGAACACCTCGTCCTCGCCCTCCTCCAGCTGGCGCGCCGTGAGGAACCGGGCCTCCTCGTCCAGCAGCGTCTCGTCGCCCGTCGTTTCGAGCGTGAACCCGACGGCGTACGGGAGCCAGAGGAGGTCGTCGGAGAACCGCGTGCGGATGCCGGCGCCGGTGATCGGGTGCCACCAGTGGAGCACGTCGCCTTCGGTGAACTGGTGCTCAGCGTTCGTGAGGATCTGCGCCCGCGTGAGGTCGGGGCGCGTGTAGACCATCGCGAGGCTGTCCTGCAGCTGGTCGCGGAAGCCGTACGCGCCGCCGCTCTGGTAGAACGCGCTCCGGCCCCAGAGGCGGCAGCAGAGGTTCTGGTAGAGCAGCCAGCCGTTGACGAGCACGTCGAGGTCGGGCGCCGGCGTCTCGACGCGGACCGCGCCGAGCGTGTCTTCCCAGAACTGCGTCACGTCGTCGAGCGCGCGGTCCGCAGCCTCGGTCGTGGCGTAGCGGGCGACGAGCGCGCGGACCTCGGCGACCGTCGGGGCCTGGCCGAGGAGGAACACGACCTCCTTCGTCTCGCCCGGCTCCAGCGCCAGCGGCACGCGGAGCGCGGCGCACGGGTCGACGTCGGTCTCCAGCCGCCCGTCGAGGGGCCCGCCGAGGCGGACGGCGTCGGGCGCCGAGGCGTGCCCGTTCCGCCCGATGAACGCGCCGCGCCGCGCGCTCACGGACTCGACCTCGGCGCCGGCGACGGCCACGAACGCGAGGCGCGTCCCGAACGTCTGGTTGTACGGGTTGTGGGCGAGGACCGCGCCCGATTCGAGGTCGCGCTCGACCACGACGTACGGCGCGTTCGGCTCGCGGCGCTCGCCCAGCACCCACTCCGCGTAGCGGTAGAGCGAGAGCCTCCGCGCCTTGTCGGTCGTGTTCGTCACGCGCAGGCGGACCAGCTTCAAGGGGTCGCGCTGCGGGACGAACGCGGTCGTCTCGGTTTCGAGGCCTCCCCAGGCGGTCGTCCACGACGTCGAGCCCCAGGCGTGGCGCGTCTCGTAGGGCGCCGGCGCGGGGGCCGGGCGCGGCGTCGGCGTCCAGAACACGCCCGCGTCGTCGTCGCGGAGGTAGAGGGCCTCGCCGGCGGGGTCGGTGACCGGGTCGTTGGACCACGGCGTGAGCTTGTTCTGCTGCGAGTTCCGGGCCCACGTGTAGCCCTCGCCGCTCTCGGTCGCCGTGAACCCCGCGGCCCGGTTGGCGACCACGTTGATCCACGGGAGCGGCGTCCGCTCGTCCGCCGCCCCGCCCCGCTGGCGGACGACGTAGGCGCGGCCGTCGTCTTCGAAGCCGCCGTAGCCGTTCATGAACTGGAGCGTCTCGCGGACCGGGGCCGGCATGGCCGCCGCGATCCCGAGTTCTTCGTAGCGGGCCGCCGCGTCGGCGTGCGTCGCCGGGACCGCCTCGGCGCCGCCGTAGGCTTGGCCGTCACCGCCGGGCGCAGGTGCGGCCACGACGGCGTGCGCGTCGGCTACGCCGACCGTCGCCGACGTGAGGAGCGTCGGGACCTCGCCGAGGAAGACGACGCGCGCCGCCGTGTGGAACAGCGTCACGTCCTCGTCGGGCATCCCGTCGCTGCGACGGAGGAACACGCCGCCGCGCTGGCCGAGGAGGCCGCGCTGCGGCGAGCCCTCGACGGCGGCCGTGAGCGCCTCCTGGAGGCTGTCGGCGTAGCTCGGCGGGTGGTCGTTGAGCACGACGACGTCGACCTCGAGCCCGCGGCGGCGCCAGAACGCGTGCATCCGGAGGAGCAGCCGGAACGCGTCGAGCTCCTCCATCCGCCCGATCCGGAACAGCAGGATCGGGAGGTCGCCCGAGACGCCGTAGGCCCAGAGCCCCGACTGGGGGCGGACGTTCCGCTGGCGCGTGTGGGGCGGCGCGGCGAGGCGCGGGTCGCCGTAGAGGAGACGGCTGGCGATCTCCTGCGCGTTGAGGGCCTCCTCCGCCGAGAGCCCGAGGTGGCCCAACTCGACGAGCCCGTACGTCGAGGCCAGCTCGAAGGCGCGCTGCGAGGCGTCGGGGTGGTCGTAGCGCTCCGCCAGCCGCTCGGCCTCCTCGCGCGTGTCCGCGACCGCCAGCGAGAACACGACGGTGACGCTCTGCTTCGGCTGGAGCGTCACGACGCGCCGGAGCGACACGACGGGGTCGAGGACCGCCCCGGCCGTCCGCGAGAGCTGCGTGCCGGGGTCGAGCGCGGCCGGGGCGTCGAGCGTCCGGCCCCGGCCGATGAAGCGCATCCGGTCGGTCTCGTACTGGAGCGGCGAAATCGCCGCCCGGTCAGCTCGCGCGAGGCCCTGGTCGGCCACGGCGTGGACCAGCCAGCGGCGGACGTCGTTCTCGGCGCGCGGCCGGCGCGTGGCGATGAGGGCGTTGTTCTTGGGGATGTACTCGGTCTCGACGAACAGCTTCGAGAAGGCCGGGTGGCCGAGGTCGCCGGCGGGGGGCTGGAGCACGACCTCGGCGTAGCTCGTCAGCTCGATCGTCCGCGGCCGGTCCTCGTAGTTCGTGACCGTCACGCGGCGGACCTCGACGTCGTCTTCCGGCGACACGACGGCCTCGGTGAACGTCTCGATCCAGTCGTCGACGCGGGCCGTCTCGACCTTGTTGAGGTGGACCCACACGTCGTACCGGTCCGGCGGCGCGGCCGACGTCACCGGCTGCGCCGCGTTCGACCAGTACCGCCCGCTCTCGAGGTCGCGGACGTAGACGAAGAAGCCGTCGGCGTCGCGCGTCCGGTCGCCGTGCCAGCGCGTGAGCGCCACGTCGTTGAGCTTCGAGTAGCCGGTACCGGAGGTCGTGAGGAGCGTGGCGTAGCGCCCGTTCGAGAGGAGGGCCCCGTGCGGCGTCGGGTCCTCGGTGCTCTCGATCCCGAAGTGCTCGACGCGGGCCTCGACCGGCGTGATGTCGACCGGCTCCACGTCGGTCTCGTCGAGCGGGTGCGGGTCGATCTTCTCGACGACGGACGGCACGCGCTCCTGCAAGAGGATCTCGACCGAGCGGACCAGCGGGTCGCGGTGGAACCGCTCCTGGAAACGGTTGCCCTCCAACACGTTCGCGAGGGCCAGGAGTCCCATCCCCTGGTGGTGCGCCATGTACGACGTGACGAGCGAGAACGGCGTGTCGCCGTCGGCCGTCACGCGGCCCGGCGTGTAGTCGACGGCCTCGTAGTAGCCCATCGGCCCGAAGGCGCCCGTGTCGTCGAGCTTCTCGAGGTTCGAGAGCGCCCGCTCGGGTCGGACCATCAGGGCGAGGAGCGTCGAGTACGGCGAGACCACGTAGTCGTCGCCGAGGCCGCGCTTGAGGCCGAGGTACGGCACGCCGAAGGCGCGATACTGGTAGGTCAGGTGCAGGTCCAAGAGCGCGTAGCCGCTCTCGGAGATCCCCCACGGGCGGTCCTTCGTGCGGCCGTAGAGCCGCTGGAGCGAGACGGCGTTGTAGCAGGCGTCGTAGAGGAGCGTCCGTTCGTAGAGCCGGGTGTAGAGGACCGGCATGAGGTACTCGAACATGGTCCCGCTCCACGAGAGCAGCGCGCGCCGGGCCCGCGTCACGCGCGTCGGGCGCGAGAGGTGGAACCAGTGCTCGGGTGGCGCCTCGCCCTTGGCGATGGCGAGGAGCGACGCGAGGCGGGCCTCGCTCGCCAGGAGGTCGTACGTGTACGGGTCCGGCCGCGCCATCCCGGCGTCGTAGCCGATCCGGAAGAGGTTGCGCTCGGCGTCGTAGAGCGGCCGGAAGTCCATGTCGCGGACGAGCGCGTCGGCCCGGTCGGCGAGGTCGTGGGCGGCGTCGACCCACGTCCGGATCGTCGCCCGGCCCGCCTCGATGGACCGGCGGGCGGGGCCGGCGTCGAGGTCGTCCAGCGCGGCGTCGAGGCGGGTGGCGAGGCCACCGAGCGTCGTCGCGGCGTCGAGGTCGGCGGCGAGGCCGGCCGGGAGGCCCACGCCGTCGCGGAGCCACGGGGCCACGGCGTCGACCTCCTCGACGTAGAGCCGCGCCTGCTCGGCGAGCGCGGCCGTCCAGTCGCGGGCGTCCGGGTGCTCGTGGGCCGAGGCCGAGGCGAGCCCGCGCGCGAGCCGGTCGACCGTCACGATCCGCTCGCGCCAAGCCGCGATCCCACGGGGGGCCCGCTCGTCGAGCACGCGCTGGACGGCCGCCCGCGCGTCGCGCGCCGGGCCGCCCGTCACGTCGACCTGGGCGAGCGTGTCGCGGAACCCGTACAGCACGCGCCGCCCGGGCCACGGCGTCTCCGTCACTTCGAGCACGCCCTGCTTCAGCACGAGGAGAGCCCCGGCGAGGTTGCCCGAGTCGACCGTCGAGACGTAGCGCGGGGCCATGACGGCGCCCGACTGCGTGTCGTACCAGTTGTAGAGGTGGCCCTGGTACCGCTCCAGCCCCTCGACCGAGTCCAGCATCTTCCCGAGGCGGGCGATCTCCTCGCCGCGCGGGAGGTAGCCGAGGTCGCGCGCCGCCTGGACGGCGTTGACCGCGAGGCCGATGTTCGTGGGCGAGGTCCGGCGCGCGAGGCCCTGGGACGGCTGAACCTGGAGGTTGTCGGGCGGGAGCCAGCGGTCGCGGTCGCTCAGGACCTCGTCGAAGAACCGCCACGTCCGCCGCGCGACGGACCGGAGGCGGAGGCGGTCGTCGCTCGTCAGCGTGTACTCGTCGAGGTCGATGGGCTGGCTGACGGACCGCGCGATCCAAGGGGCCGCGATCCAGGCCGCGGCGAACGGGAGGGCCGTGAACCACGCGATGGGCTCGGTGAGCGTGACCGAGGCCAGCACCACGAGGCCCCAGCCCACCGAGGCCCACATCGACCCCGGAATCTCCTTCGCCGACTCCTCGGCCTGCTGCGCCGTCGTCCACTCCAGAAGGTTCGCCTTCGACACGAACAGCCGCCAGAGCGTCCGCCCGATGGCGTCGAGCATCACGACCGACTGGTGGGCCAGGAACGCGACCGACAGCCCGATCTGGCGGGCGTGCATCACGACGTCGGCCCAGACGACCCGGAGCCAGCTCGACGTGACGGTGTCGGGCGGCTGGAACAGGAAGCCGTGCGCGGCCGGCGCGTAGATCGGGAACGCGAGGACGAACAGGGCGATGAGCGTCCAGACGAACGGCGAGCCCGGAAGGACCGTCCATGCCAGCAGCAGGAAGACCAGGAGCGCCGGCGGCATGAGACTTCTTCGGAGGTTGTCGAACAGCTTCCACCGGCCGACGACCGACAGCGGGTTCTTGCGCCACTCGCCGAGGGCGTCCTTCACGCGCGGCAGGAGCCACGGGAGGAGTTGCCAGTCGCCTCGGACCCAGCGGTGCTGGCGGAGCGCGAACGAGGCGTAGCGCGACGGGAAGTCGTCGAACACCTCGACGCCGGTCGCGAGGGCCGCGCGGGCGTGGTTGCCCTCCAGGAGGTCGTGCGACAAGACCGAGTTCTCGCGGACGGCCCCGCCCAGCGTGTGCCGGAACGCGTCGACGTCGTAGAGCCCCTTGCCCGTGTAGATCCCCTCGCCGAAGAGGTCCATGTAGGCGTCCGAGACCGCCGTCGTGTACGGGTCGACGCCCGGCCGGCCGGCGTAGATGCGCGCGAACATCGTGAGCCGACCGCTCTCGGGCGAGATCGAGACGCGCGGCTGGAGGACGCCGTAGCCGCGCGTCACGCGGCCGCGCTCGTCGGAGTACTGCGGCCGGTTGAGCGGGTGCGCGGCCGTCGCCACGAGCGCGCGCGCGCCGTCGGGCGTCGTCCGCGTGTCGGCGTCAAGCGTGAGCACGTAGCGGATGGCGTCGCCCTCCGTCGCCTCGCGAACGTCGCCCTCGACGACGACGTAGCTCGTCTCGGCGTCGGGGTCGCGGAGGAGGTCGTTGAACTCCTCGAGCTTGCCGCGCTTCCGCTCCCAGCCCATCCACACGCCCTGTGCTTCGTTCCACCTCCGTTCTCTGTGGAGCAGGAAAAAGCGGTCGCCGCCGGGCGCGCCGTCGCCCTGGGCGCGGGCCGCACGGGCGCGCTCGTTGAGCCGGCGGATCGCCAGCCGGGCCGCGTCGACCGTCTCCTCGTCCCCGGGCATCTCTTCCTCGGGAGCGTCGGCCCAGTCGGTGAGGAGCCCGTACCGGAGCGCGGCGTCGGGGTTGGCGAGCGCGTGGACCTCGAGGCGCTCGACCATCTCGCGCGCGTGCTCCGGCGACGTGATGAGCGTCGGGATGACGACGAACGTCCGGTCCTCGTCGGGAACCCCGTCTGCGAAGTCGAGCCGGGGCAGCTTCCGGGGCGGGAAGAACCGGACGACGTTCCAGTTGACGAACGTGACGGCGAAGTCGAGAAGCGGGAGGAACGCCGCGGCGACCGTGAGCGCCAGCCACCCGAGGTCGGCGCCGCCCGCGTCGGCGACGAGGACGGCGGCGAGCAGGCCGATCGCCGTGACGAGCGCGATGCTGCCGAGGTAGACGACCGTCGGGTGCCGCTCGGCGAACCAGAGGAGCCGACGCCCGAGGCCGGCGTGGTAGCCGGCGGCCTTGCCGAGCGTCCGCGCGCCCGGCCCGATGAGCCAGTGGCCCACGTGATCCTCAGCGGGCGCCCACGTGCCGACCTCCTTGCCGACGGGCGCGTCGCCCTCGGCGGCGAGGCGGGCCAGGGCGACCGCCCGCTCGGCCACGCCGAACTCGGTCTCCGGCGAACGCCGCGCGATCCGCTCGACGAC
This sequence is a window from Rubrivirga marina. Protein-coding genes within it:
- a CDS encoding GH36-type glycosyl hydrolase domain-containing protein, which translates into the protein MPGPTVESLFKPVHLAEHARRLARTQAVETDPSRGRSLRPLVRDALGDLTTAYRALAAAGRTGETLTPAADWLLDNYHIVRDQAREAESALPRAYYRLLPKLTAGPYQGLPRVYEILETLAEHTDNAVDPQHLRTFVEGYQEVELLTLAELWALPILLRVVLAQRVAALARPLREARADREAAAVWAATIAEREDPSEVVHDLAAMARERAPLSGPFALALAAALQAQGGSAPAIEWLEHRLRARRLTLDDVERIETQRETQWQGSIANAVLALRAAAAADWTVIVEALSAVERTLREDPAGVYAKMDVKTRDSYRHVVERIARRSPETEFGVAERAVALARLAAEGDAPVGKEVGTWAPAEDHVGHWLIGPGARTLGKAAGYHAGLGRRLLWFAERHPTVVYLGSIALVTAIGLLAAVLVADAGGADLGWLALTVAAAFLPLLDFAVTFVNWNVVRFFPPRKLPRLDFADGVPDEDRTFVVIPTLITSPEHAREMVERLEVHALANPDAALRYGLLTDWADAPEEEMPGDEETVDAARLAIRRLNERARAARAQGDGAPGGDRFFLLHRERRWNEAQGVWMGWERKRGKLEEFNDLLRDPDAETSYVVVEGDVREATEGDAIRYVLTLDADTRTTPDGARALVATAAHPLNRPQYSDERGRVTRGYGVLQPRVSISPESGRLTMFARIYAGRPGVDPYTTAVSDAYMDLFGEGIYTGKGLYDVDAFRHTLGGAVRENSVLSHDLLEGNHARAALATGVEVFDDFPSRYASFALRQHRWVRGDWQLLPWLLPRVKDALGEWRKNPLSVVGRWKLFDNLRRSLMPPALLVFLLLAWTVLPGSPFVWTLIALFVLAFPIYAPAAHGFLFQPPDTVTSSWLRVVWADVVMHARQIGLSVAFLAHQSVVMLDAIGRTLWRLFVSKANLLEWTTAQQAEESAKEIPGSMWASVGWGLVVLASVTLTEPIAWFTALPFAAAWIAAPWIARSVSQPIDLDEYTLTSDDRLRLRSVARRTWRFFDEVLSDRDRWLPPDNLQVQPSQGLARRTSPTNIGLAVNAVQAARDLGYLPRGEEIARLGKMLDSVEGLERYQGHLYNWYDTQSGAVMAPRYVSTVDSGNLAGALLVLKQGVLEVTETPWPGRRVLYGFRDTLAQVDVTGGPARDARAAVQRVLDERAPRGIAAWRERIVTVDRLARGLASASAHEHPDARDWTAALAEQARLYVEEVDAVAPWLRDGVGLPAGLAADLDAATTLGGLATRLDAALDDLDAGPARRSIEAGRATIRTWVDAAHDLADRADALVRDMDFRPLYDAERNLFRIGYDAGMARPDPYTYDLLASEARLASLLAIAKGEAPPEHWFHLSRPTRVTRARRALLSWSGTMFEYLMPVLYTRLYERTLLYDACYNAVSLQRLYGRTKDRPWGISESGYALLDLHLTYQYRAFGVPYLGLKRGLGDDYVVSPYSTLLALMVRPERALSNLEKLDDTGAFGPMGYYEAVDYTPGRVTADGDTPFSLVTSYMAHHQGMGLLALANVLEGNRFQERFHRDPLVRSVEILLQERVPSVVEKIDPHPLDETDVEPVDITPVEARVEHFGIESTEDPTPHGALLSNGRYATLLTTSGTGYSKLNDVALTRWHGDRTRDADGFFVYVRDLESGRYWSNAAQPVTSAAPPDRYDVWVHLNKVETARVDDWIETFTEAVVSPEDDVEVRRVTVTNYEDRPRTIELTSYAEVVLQPPAGDLGHPAFSKLFVETEYIPKNNALIATRRPRAENDVRRWLVHAVADQGLARADRAAISPLQYETDRMRFIGRGRTLDAPAALDPGTQLSRTAGAVLDPVVSLRRVVTLQPKQSVTVVFSLAVADTREEAERLAERYDHPDASQRAFELASTYGLVELGHLGLSAEEALNAQEIASRLLYGDPRLAAPPHTRQRNVRPQSGLWAYGVSGDLPILLFRIGRMEELDAFRLLLRMHAFWRRRGLEVDVVVLNDHPPSYADSLQEALTAAVEGSPQRGLLGQRGGVFLRRSDGMPDEDVTLFHTAARVVFLGEVPTLLTSATVGVADAHAVVAAPAPGGDGQAYGGAEAVPATHADAAARYEELGIAAAMPAPVRETLQFMNGYGGFEDDGRAYVVRQRGGAADERTPLPWINVVANRAAGFTATESGEGYTWARNSQQNKLTPWSNDPVTDPAGEALYLRDDDAGVFWTPTPRPAPAPAPYETRHAWGSTSWTTAWGGLETETTAFVPQRDPLKLVRLRVTNTTDKARRLSLYRYAEWVLGERREPNAPYVVVERDLESGAVLAHNPYNQTFGTRLAFVAVAGAEVESVSARRGAFIGRNGHASAPDAVRLGGPLDGRLETDVDPCAALRVPLALEPGETKEVVFLLGQAPTVAEVRALVARYATTEAADRALDDVTQFWEDTLGAVRVETPAPDLDVLVNGWLLYQNLCCRLWGRSAFYQSGGAYGFRDQLQDSLAMVYTRPDLTRAQILTNAEHQFTEGDVLHWWHPITGAGIRTRFSDDLLWLPYAVGFTLETTGDETLLDEEARFLTARQLEEGEDEVFLTPQPSGETGSIYEHAARAIDISLTKGRHGIPLMGSGDWNDGMNRVGNEGEGESVWLGFFLAHILHRFIPIAERRGDRQRAETYTAYLADLERALNADGWDGQWYRRAFYDDGTPLGSAQNDECRIDAIAQGWSIISGVAPDDRVDSVLDAVDQHLVDERAGIIRLLTPPFDITGHDPGYIKGYLPGVRENGGQYTHGVLWAIRAFAEAGRTDRATELLRMIMPVNHTRTPALADRYKTEPYAIAADVYSVEPHVGRGGWTWYTGSAGWMWRVSVETILGLRRQAEALVLTPRVPDDWDGYSLRYRTDARGTVYVVRVVRDGPGGATSAEVDGEAVTVEGGTARVPLVSDGAEHAVTVRLG